The DNA region TCGAACCCTTCGACGGTCCGGCCTCTCCCCTGCGCGTCGAAGGTCCGCTTCGGGTCGCCGTCCGCGCCGAATCGCACGAGTCGGGTCAGTCCCTCGTCGCCGACCGCGGCGTAGAGGTCGTCGCCGCGCCACCCGAGCGCGCCGTGGCGCGAAACCGTCCGGTCGAGGTCGCCGGAGCGCGAGCGGTAATCAGCGCTGTCTCCGGCGGTGTCCGCCACGTAGACCTCCGCCGGGCGATAGGCGTTCTCCGGGTCGCCGCCGACGAACGCGAGGCGGTCGCCCTCGGGGTGCCAGCGCGGTCGGTCCGCGGTCAGGTCCGAGTCGGTCACTTTCCGGAGGTCCCCGCCGTCGGGCGCGACGGTGTAGAGGTCCATCACGTAGTTGTCGTCCGGGCGCTCGGTCCGGTTCGAGAGGAAGGCGATTCGGTCGCCGTCGGGCGACCACGCGGGACTCAGCCCGGTCGCCGGTTCGCGCGCGCCGCCGCCGTAGGCGTCGTCGAGGCGGGTCGCCTCGCGGGTCTCGCAGTCCACGACGAAGAGGTAGGTCCTCACGTCGTCCAACCAGCCCTGCCCGTCGAACTTGTGCTGGAGGCGCTCGGTCTCGATGGGACCGTCCTCCTCGCGCCGAGACCGGAGATACTCACGCTGGTCGTCAGTGGGGTCGCGCGCCGCGACGACGATGCGGTCGCTCTTGGGTCCCCAGTCGAAGCCTCGCGCGCCCTCCTCGAAGTCGGTGAGTTGGCGCGCGTCGCCGCCGCGTTCGAGGTCGAACGCCCAGACCTGCGCCTTCGGTTCGTCGGCGTCGGTCGCTCCCTCCTCGGAATCTTCGGTCTCCTCGCCCGACTCGCCGCGGGTCACCGCGATTTCGGCGTCGGTCTCGCGGGCCGCGGTGAACGCGAGTTTCGACCCGTCGGGACTCCACGACGGCGCGCTCGCGTCCGAGGCTCGCGTGAGTCGATGGGGGTCCCGAGAGCCGTCGGTCGGCGCGACGAACAGCGAACTCCGGCGCTCGTCGTCCTCTCGGTCGAACTCGTCGGCGACGAACGCAACGCGCTCGCCGCCGGGCGAGACGGCGAGGTCGGTCACGAGCGTCAGGTCGTAGAAGTCGTCGAGCGCGAGCGGTTCGGTCATGGGGAACGTGTCGAAGGCCGACAACTTGAGCGTGTGGGCATCGGAACCGTGGAGTCGGGAAGTCGCGGAGTCTTCGAACTCGTCCATCACCGTACATTTCCGGGCGATTTTCGACGCCGGAGAGACGCGATTCCGAAACCATTAGCCACCGCCGTCCCAAGCCCGAGGTAATGAGCGATTTGTTGGTCCGCGCGGCACGAGGCGAGCGAACCGAGCGACCGCCGGTGTGGCTGATGCGACAGGCCGGACGGTACATCCCCGAGTACCGCGATATTCGGGAGGACTACACGTTCAAGGAGGCCATCTCGACGCCCGAGGTCGCAGAGCGAATCACCCTCCTGCCGTGGGACATCTTCGAGCCGGACGGTCTCGTCATGTTCTCGGACATCCTCACCGTCCTCGAACCGCTCGGGTTGGACTACCACATCGAGAGCGGGACTGGCCCGGTCATCGAGAACCCCGTGACCCGGCCCTCCGAGGTCCCCGACGGGCACACCGACGTGCGCGAGGAACTGGACTACGTCGGCGCGCTCCTCGAACGCCTCCAGCGGAGCGTCGGCGACCAAACGTCCATCATCGGCTTCACGGGCGGGCCGTTCACCCTCGCGGCGTACGCCGTCGCCGGGCAACCGGCGGGCAAGAAACAGAAGCCGATTCGCAGGTTCAGGGTCGAGTACCCCGAGGCGTTCCGGAGTCTGCTCGAACGCTTCGCCGACGTGGTGGTCGAGTACGTCGAGTATCAGGTCGAGGCAGGCGCGGACCTGATTCAACTGTTCGATACCTACGCCGGACTGCTGACCCCCGACGACTACCGCGAGTTCGTCCAACCGCTCCACCAGCGCATCTTCGACGCCTGCGACGTGCCGACCGTCGTCTTCGCCCGGAACCCCGGCGGGAAACTCGACCTGCTGGCCGACTCGGGCGCGGACGTGGTGAGCCTCGATTGGACCCTGGACCTGCGCGACGCCCGCGAGCAGTTGGGCGACACGCCCGTGCAGGGCAATCTCGACCCAAGCTACCTGCTGGGCGACGAGGCGTTCGTCCGCGAGAAGACCGCAGAGGTCATCGAGAAAGCGGGACCCGAGGGCCACATCCTGAACCTCGGGCACGGTATCGACCGCGAGACGCCCGTCGAGAACGCGCAGGCGTTCGTGGAGACGGCGAAAGAGTGGAGTTGGGAGTAGGAGTAGAAAGACGAAATCGCCAGCGAACAGCCGTCACCGGAGCGCGTACAGCACACCGTTTCGGCCGTTTTCGGGGACGTTTTCGGTCCCGACGAACACCGTCCCGCCGACCGCCGCGACGCTTCGAACGGCACTCCCCGCGTCGAACGACCATCGTTCGCGCCCGTCGAGCGTGAACCCGAGGAGTCGGTTTCGTGCCTCGCCCGGCGTGTCGTCGTCACCGGACGTGCCCACGAGGACTGTCTCGTCGCCGACTGCGACTGCGCTCACCCAGTCGCCGGTCTCGACGCGCCAGCGTTCCGTCCCGTCGGAAAGCGAGTGAGCGACCACGGCGTGGTATCGCTCGCTGTCCTCCCCGCGGCGGAGCGACGAGAAACACCGCCCGTTTCTGACCGCGGGCGACCCGACCACGACTAACGACTCCGCGTCCGGGACCTCGACCGCAGTCCACTGACGCTCGCCCGAGGCGACATCGAACGCAGAGAGCGCGCCGCCCTCCGGTTCGTAAAAGAAGTTCCCTGACCCGACGAGGACGCGACCCTCGGCGACGACCGGGCGGAACGTGCGTTCTCCGGCCTCGCCCTGCCAGTCTTTCGGCGGCGGGCCGCCGGTCAGTACGTCGCTGACGCGCCGCGGACGGTATCGCCGAACGTCGTAGGCGGTGGTGAACAGCGACCCCTCGGCGATTGCGGGGTACGTCTCGTGACTGCCGTCGCCGGTCCAGCGCACTCGGCCCGAGTCGGCATCAAGCGCGGCGAGGTCGGGGTTTCCGCCAGCGAACACGGTCCCGTCCGCGACGGCGACACTCTTGACATCGCCGACTGAAGAGCGCCAGCGTCGCTCGCCCGTCACGGCGTCGAGAGCGGTGAGACCGATCGATTTGCCCCGGCTATCTCCGGCGTAGAGCGTCCCGCGTCGGAGCGCCAGCGTCGCGCCGCCGACGCTCGCGGTCCACTCGACGCGGCCCTGCTCGCGGTCGAGCGCCGCGACACCCTGCCCGCCAGCGTGGATTTCACCGCCGACGTAGACGCGCTCGGGACCGACGACGATGGACTGGACCTTCTCGACCGGGCGGGCGCGCCACGCGACTTCCGGGTCGGTCGGCGGTTCGGCGTGAGGGTTCGCGGCGCGATTCCGGAGGTCGTAGTGGTCGTGGGACCACGTTCCCCGCGAGGGCGTCCACGACTCGATGGAGCCGATATCGACGCGGGTGCTGGCACCGCCGAGCGCGGCGACACCGACACCAGAGGCCAGAAGCTGGCGGCGAGAGAGGTCGGGAGACATCGTTCGGTGTGAGACGGAACGGCGGGAAAGAATCTTCGACTCTCCGACAGGAAAGGAGGAGAACAGACAGGGCGTCCGTCGCCGTGTTAGTTGTCGGCCGACCGGGCGGCCGTCTCGGCGAGTTCGTCCGCGAGGGCTTCGGCCTCCCGAAGCCGACTCGGGACGCCCATCCGCGCGGTGTAGTTCGTCGCCAGTTCGACGCCGTCGGGCACCTCGACGCGCTCGACCGCGTCCCACGAGTCGTCGTAGGCCGGGAAGCCACGTTGGTGGTGGGCCACGTCCACGACCTCCGCGTCGGCACCCGTGACCTGCTCGAACTCCGCGGCCGCGACCTCGCCCATCGTCTCGTCGCTCTCGTCCAGCATCTCGGGGTCGTGCATCCCCCCGAGGAACACCGTGACGATTTCGCGGTCGAACATGCTCGCGTTCCACGAGACGCCCAGCGTCCGGAGGTCGGCGTCGAAGCCGACCTGATAGCCGAGCGCTGGCTCGACGCCCGCCGCGTCGAGGTCGGTTTCGAGGTAGACCATGGCGAGCGGGTTGTAGTTCAGTTCACGGAGCGCCGCCGCCGAGTCGGGCGCGAGGTCGCCCACGAGGTCGGCGGTGAGGTCCGCGGGCGTCGTCAGGACGACGCGGTCGAACGACTCGGTTCCATCGGGGGTTTCGAGGTCGTAGCTCCCGTTTTCGCCCTCTCGAACTCCCGTCACGGGCGTCTCGAAGCGGACGTTCTCGGCGTGGGCCTCTGCGAGGGCTTCCGGCAGTCGCTGGAGTCCGTCGTCGAACGAGATTGCCGGAGGCGTGTCGCGTCCGCCCGCGGTGCGCTCGATGGCCGCCTTCAGGAGGCTTCCGTGGCGCGCTTCGAGTTTCACGAGGCCCGAGAGCGCGTGGCCGACCGGCATCTCGGCGGGGTCCGAGCCGTAGATGCCGCCGAAGAGGGGACCGAGCAGGTTTCGGTAGGTCTCCTTGCCGAACTTCCGGGTGAACAGCTCCGCGGCGCTCTCGTCGGGGTCGGCGGGGTCGGTGTACGGTTCTGCGAGAACCTGCCGCTTGGCCGTCGCGGAGAGAAGGTCAGTCTCGCCGAACTCGTCCGGAGAGAACGGCGCGGGCCGAACGGCTCCGTCGGCGTAGACGCAGATGGGGAGGTCGGGGTCGGCAGTACGGACCTCCGAATCGAGGTCGAGGTCCCGAATCAGGCCATCGATGCGGTCGGTGCGCCGGACGCGCTGGGGTCCCCACTCCAAGACGTGGCCATCGACGCGGTCGCTCCGGACGACGCCGCCGGGGTCGGGCGCGGCCTCGAACAGGGTGAACGACACGTCGCGCTCGGCGAGGTAGTGGGCCAGCGACAGGCCGGTGATGCCGCCACCGACGATGCCGACCCGAGATGTATCGTTCGTCGTCATATCCGCTCGACGGGTGCGTTCAGGCACATCGCGTCGGGCGAGTCCGAACACTGGCACTGGCGGTACTGGTAGTAGCCGGGTTCGAACTCGCCGACGAACGGTTCCACGAGGTCGCCGAGGACGGTCTTGAAGCCGTCGTCGTCGTGGGGGACCGGCACGCGGTAGAAGTCGAGACCCGCTTCCTCGGCCTCCTCGCGGAGTTCGTCGTCGAGTTCCGAGAGGGTCTCGCTCTGCTCGTGCATGAAGCTAATCGGTTCGACCACGACGCGCTCGACCGACTCGTCGTCGCCCAACTCCTCGATTACGTCCTCGACCTCGGGGTCGGTCCACGGGATGTCGCGGTTCTCGTGGTTCTGGTAGCCCAGCGAGTACGAATCGACGCCGAGTTTCCGGCCGACGACCTCGCAAAACTCCTCGACGTAGGTGTCGTAGCGGCTTCCTTCGTCCAAGTAGTGTCGGGGCGTGCCGTGCGCGGAGTAGACCAGTTCGGTCGCCGAGTCGTGGAGGTCCAGACTGTGGGCGTCGGCGAACCGCCGGACGTTGCCCGCACGAATCTCGTTGTAACGCGGGTGGCGGTGCCAGCCGGTGATTTCGGCGACCGGCACGTCCCAATCGAGGTCGTCGGCGGCCTCGCGGAGTTCCTCGTTGGCCGCGATGGTCGTCGAGGCCCCGCACAGCGGGTAAATCGGGAGTGCGACGAGTT from Halorussus pelagicus includes:
- the hemH gene encoding ferrochelatase yields the protein MSTGVVLLNFGEPAEPTRENVVPYLERIFLNNASLEEADTEEEKHARARQLAERRAPGLIEEYEEIGGSPLKPQAEAQADALAAELADRGYDAETYLGMQFTDPFISDAVEAAHADDVDQLVALPIYPLCGASTTIAANEELREAADDLDWDVPVAEITGWHRHPRYNEIRAGNVRRFADAHSLDLHDSATELVYSAHGTPRHYLDEGSRYDTYVEEFCEVVGRKLGVDSYSLGYQNHENRDIPWTDPEVEDVIEELGDDESVERVVVEPISFMHEQSETLSELDDELREEAEEAGLDFYRVPVPHDDDGFKTVLGDLVEPFVGEFEPGYYQYRQCQCSDSPDAMCLNAPVERI
- the hemG gene encoding protoporphyrinogen oxidase, with translation MTTNDTSRVGIVGGGITGLSLAHYLAERDVSFTLFEAAPDPGGVVRSDRVDGHVLEWGPQRVRRTDRIDGLIRDLDLDSEVRTADPDLPICVYADGAVRPAPFSPDEFGETDLLSATAKRQVLAEPYTDPADPDESAAELFTRKFGKETYRNLLGPLFGGIYGSDPAEMPVGHALSGLVKLEARHGSLLKAAIERTAGGRDTPPAISFDDGLQRLPEALAEAHAENVRFETPVTGVREGENGSYDLETPDGTESFDRVVLTTPADLTADLVGDLAPDSAAALRELNYNPLAMVYLETDLDAAGVEPALGYQVGFDADLRTLGVSWNASMFDREIVTVFLGGMHDPEMLDESDETMGEVAAAEFEQVTGADAEVVDVAHHQRGFPAYDDSWDAVERVEVPDGVELATNYTARMGVPSRLREAEALADELAETAARSADN
- a CDS encoding S9 family peptidase; translation: MTEPLALDDFYDLTLVTDLAVSPGGERVAFVADEFDREDDERRSSLFVAPTDGSRDPHRLTRASDASAPSWSPDGSKLAFTAARETDAEIAVTRGESGEETEDSEEGATDADEPKAQVWAFDLERGGDARQLTDFEEGARGFDWGPKSDRIVVAARDPTDDQREYLRSRREEDGPIETERLQHKFDGQGWLDDVRTYLFVVDCETREATRLDDAYGGGAREPATGLSPAWSPDGDRIAFLSNRTERPDDNYVMDLYTVAPDGGDLRKVTDSDLTADRPRWHPEGDRLAFVGGDPENAYRPAEVYVADTAGDSADYRSRSGDLDRTVSRHGALGWRGDDLYAAVGDEGLTRLVRFGADGDPKRTFDAQGRGRTVEGFDLRGGRAVVLLSDPERGADLHALDAGDFSEPTDLTRLTALNDDLLADRHTPECRRVTFDSEGEEIEALAYLPADFDPEDPDPRPVVASVHGGPVSYDAPTFSFEFSYWTGRGHVVLRTNYRGSSSYGRAFSEQIRGEWGPRETADVLAGVDELLARDWADPDRLFATGFSYGGITTGYLVAETDRFAAAAAEHGVYDFRSAFGTDDSHVWWENDFGLPWENEEGYDAASSILDVGEVETPLLVTAGGEDWRCPPSQSEQLYVSVKKRDVPARLVVYPEENHNIGDPDRAVHRLRELSDWFERHDPES
- the hemE gene encoding uroporphyrinogen decarboxylase, whose product is MSDLLVRAARGERTERPPVWLMRQAGRYIPEYRDIREDYTFKEAISTPEVAERITLLPWDIFEPDGLVMFSDILTVLEPLGLDYHIESGTGPVIENPVTRPSEVPDGHTDVREELDYVGALLERLQRSVGDQTSIIGFTGGPFTLAAYAVAGQPAGKKQKPIRRFRVEYPEAFRSLLERFADVVVEYVEYQVEAGADLIQLFDTYAGLLTPDDYREFVQPLHQRIFDACDVPTVVFARNPGGKLDLLADSGADVVSLDWTLDLRDAREQLGDTPVQGNLDPSYLLGDEAFVREKTAEVIEKAGPEGHILNLGHGIDRETPVENAQAFVETAKEWSWE
- a CDS encoding outer membrane protein assembly factor BamB family protein, producing MSPDLSRRQLLASGVGVAALGGASTRVDIGSIESWTPSRGTWSHDHYDLRNRAANPHAEPPTDPEVAWRARPVEKVQSIVVGPERVYVGGEIHAGGQGVAALDREQGRVEWTASVGGATLALRRGTLYAGDSRGKSIGLTALDAVTGERRWRSSVGDVKSVAVADGTVFAGGNPDLAALDADSGRVRWTGDGSHETYPAIAEGSLFTTAYDVRRYRPRRVSDVLTGGPPPKDWQGEAGERTFRPVVAEGRVLVGSGNFFYEPEGGALSAFDVASGERQWTAVEVPDAESLVVVGSPAVRNGRCFSSLRRGEDSERYHAVVAHSLSDGTERWRVETGDWVSAVAVGDETVLVGTSGDDDTPGEARNRLLGFTLDGRERWSFDAGSAVRSVAAVGGTVFVGTENVPENGRNGVLYALR